In one window of Canis lupus baileyi chromosome 10, mCanLup2.hap1, whole genome shotgun sequence DNA:
- the IZUMO3 gene encoding izumo sperm-egg fusion protein 3 isoform X2, whose amino-acid sequence MGDLWLLLFLPLSLAAFHGVKGCLECDPKFTEDIRSLLAKLIPSEVPGRIHLLERQIKEMIRLSFKVSHRDKMLRVLAVQKVTKLRTWLKNELYKLGNETFKACSEDCVVIEGPVLDCWTCLRITSRCFRGEYCGEEDSRKAENREIALFLILLAEVVILGSALLLFYICVSHRRKMKAIRRSLKKYLEKKLEELMGMTDDKMDDFGIRK is encoded by the exons ATGGGAGACCTGTGGTTACTTCTattcctgcctctgtccctggCAGCCTTCCATGGGGTCAAAGGCTGCTTGGAATGTGACCCCAAATTCACAGAAGATATTAGGTCCTTGCTGGCAAAGTTAATACCCTCAGAAGTCCCCGGCCGAATTCATCTGCTTGAACGACAGATTAAGGAGATGATCCGTTTAAGCTTCAAAGTCTCCCACAGGGACAAGATGCTTCGGGTGTTGG CTGTTCAAAAGGTTACCAAGTTAAGAACATGGCTGAAGAATGAACTTTATAAACTGGGcaatgaaacatttaaag CTTGTTCTGAAGATTGCG TCGTGATTGAAGGTCCTGTCCTGGATTGTTGGACCTGTCTTCGCATCACTTCCCGATGCTTCAGAGGAGAGTATTGTGGAG AAGAGGATTCAAGGAAGGCTGAGAATCGAGAGATTGCACTATTTCTGATATTACTAGCAGAAGTTGTGATATTGGGAAGTGCTTTGTTACT ATTCTATATCTGTGTGTCTCATCGGAGGAAAATGAAGGCAATACGAAGgtcattaaagaaatatttggagaAGAAACTTGAAGAATTAATGGGCATGACAGATGACAAGATGGAtgattttggaatcagaaaataa
- the IZUMO3 gene encoding izumo sperm-egg fusion protein 3 isoform X1: protein MGDLWLLLFLPLSLAAFHGVKGCLECDPKFTEDIRSLLAKLIPSEVPGRIHLLERQIKEMIRLSFKVSHRDKMLRVLAVQKVTKLRTWLKNELYKLGNETFKGAFILQGKLLDVRQNLESKLKEILKNFSEVACSEDCVVIEGPVLDCWTCLRITSRCFRGEYCGEEDSRKAENREIALFLILLAEVVILGSALLLFYICVSHRRKMKAIRRSLKKYLEKKLEELMGMTDDKMDDFGIRK from the exons ATGGGAGACCTGTGGTTACTTCTattcctgcctctgtccctggCAGCCTTCCATGGGGTCAAAGGCTGCTTGGAATGTGACCCCAAATTCACAGAAGATATTAGGTCCTTGCTGGCAAAGTTAATACCCTCAGAAGTCCCCGGCCGAATTCATCTGCTTGAACGACAGATTAAGGAGATGATCCGTTTAAGCTTCAAAGTCTCCCACAGGGACAAGATGCTTCGGGTGTTGG CTGTTCAAAAGGTTACCAAGTTAAGAACATGGCTGAAGAATGAACTTTATAAACTGGGcaatgaaacatttaaag GTGCTTTTATCCTTCAAGGCAAGCTTCTCGATGTCCGCCAAAACTTGGAATCCAAACTGAAAGAGATATTAAAGAACTTCTCTGAAGTTG CTTGTTCTGAAGATTGCG TCGTGATTGAAGGTCCTGTCCTGGATTGTTGGACCTGTCTTCGCATCACTTCCCGATGCTTCAGAGGAGAGTATTGTGGAG AAGAGGATTCAAGGAAGGCTGAGAATCGAGAGATTGCACTATTTCTGATATTACTAGCAGAAGTTGTGATATTGGGAAGTGCTTTGTTACT ATTCTATATCTGTGTGTCTCATCGGAGGAAAATGAAGGCAATACGAAGgtcattaaagaaatatttggagaAGAAACTTGAAGAATTAATGGGCATGACAGATGACAAGATGGAtgattttggaatcagaaaataa